Within the Balnearium lithotrophicum genome, the region GTTCCTTTTGACAATGTCCCTTGAAACTGAGTATCCTCGATTCCTTAACTCTGAGGCAATTCTGTAGGCAGTTTGGAGTTCCTTCCTTAGGTCCACTATGTAAAAGTCCTTTTTTTTCTTAACGTTAAGTGAGTTTTTCCTCTCCAAGAGCTCCTGAAGGGCATCAACGTTAACGGCAATTCCGGTAGCCGGAAGTTTCCTACCAAACTTCTCTATGAGGGTGTTGTACCTTCCTCCACCTCCAAGTGAAAAGCCGTGGAGCGGATGGAACACTTCAAATGTAATTCCCGTGTGGTATTCCATTCCCCTTCTTTCTGAGAGGTCGAAAATAACATTTTTCTCAAATCCATAACTTTTAAGAATTCCATAAACTTCCTTTAGCTCATTGATGGTTCTCTTTACCCTCTCACTTTTAAAGAGCTCCTCCGCTCTCTCAAAAACCTCCTCTTTTCCGTAGAGCTCCAACAAACTCCTCAGCTTTTCCCTTCTTTCACCTTCGATTCCATTCTGGTCGCAGAAGATTTCAAGTCCCGAAAAGTCCTTGTGGCTCAAAATTTCAACTACTTCTTTTCTGTTCTCTATTGAGAGCTCCCCAACGGCACTGTTTAAAAATTCCGTGTGGCCTATATCTATCTGGAACGATTTGAGTCCCAATTCTCTTAAAACGTTTACAACAACAGCTACAACCTCAGCATCGGCCTCCCTTTCATCTACGCCTATAAGCTCAAAGCCAAACTGAAAGATCTCCCTGTCCTCATCCGAGTCCCTGAATACCTTTCCAGAGTAGTAGAACCTAAAGGGAGGTTCGTCATCTTTAAAGGAGGATGCAACGATTCTTGCTATCTGAGGAGTAAAGTCGGGTCTTACTGCAAGTAATCTCCCTGTAAATCTGTCTACCAACTTGAAGGAAACGTCTTCAAGTTTCTCATCAACCAATTTAAAGGTATCCAAAAACTCAATTGTCGGCGGAACTACCGGCTCGTACCCCCAGAGCTCCACAATTTCCTTTATTCTATTTATCAAATACTCCCTTTTTTTCGCCTTTTCAGGTAGTAGCGTCTTAAATCCCTTTGGAATCTCCGATAGCTTCATCTTAAAATCCCAGATATTTAATTATTTCTTCTCTGTCTGCCGGAAGTGTTACCGGCTGAACTCCCATTGAAATCGCAGTATCTGGGTCCTTTAAACCGTGACCTGTTAGGGTGCAGACTATCACATCTCCCTTTTCAAACATTCCTTTTTCCTTTGCGCTCTTTATTACTCCGGCAATTGATGCTGCAGATGCAGGTTCACAGAAAATCCCTTCCGTTCTTGCAACCAACTTGTAAGCTTCAAGTATCTCCTCATCCGTAACCATGTCTATAAAACCACCTGACTCTTCTGCTGCGTTTACGGCTCCCTTCCAGCTTGCAGGATTTCCAATCCTTATTGCTGTAGCTATTGTCTCGGGGTTTTTAACGGGATGTCCTAAAACTATTGGAGCAGCTCCCGCTGCCTGCCAACCACACATTTTAGGTTTTGAATCAACTTTACCTGCCTCGTAGTACTCCTTGTATCCCATCCAGTAGGCCGTTATGTTTCCGGCATTTCCAACGGGGATGAAGTGGTAGTCGGGAGCCCTCTTAAGCTGCTCACATATCTCAAATGCAGCAGTTTTCTGTCCCTGAAGCCGGTACGGGTTTATCGAGTTAACAATTGTTATAGGGTAACTACTTCCAATCTCCCTGACAATTTCAAGTGCATCATCAAAGTTTCCCTTTATCTGTATAACCTCAGCTCCGTACATCACTGCCTGTGAAAGCTTACCAAGGGCAATTTTCCCTTCAGGAATTAGAACAACTGCCTTCAGTCCCGCCTTTGCTGCGTATGCTGCAGCCGAAGCCGAGGTGTTTCCAGTTGACGCACATATAACGGCCCTTGCTCCCTCCTCAACGGCCTTTGAAACGGCCATTGTCATTCCCCTGTCCTTGAATGAACCTGTCGGATTGAGTCCTTCAAACTTGAGGTAGAGCTCTATCCCAGGTTTAATCTCCTTTGCCAAATTATCTGCCTTTATAAGGGGGGTATTTCCCTCAAGGAGCGTTATTACAGGAGTTTTATCTGAAACTGGAAGGAAATCCCTAAACTCCTCAATTACACCTTTCCACCTTTCCATTAAATTTACCTCCAAAAAACAGTTAAAATACAGGGTTAGAAATTATAGCCTCTCTACTCAAATTTTGGAGGAGACATGTTCGAGGGAATCTACGTTGCCATTCCTACTCCCTTTAAAAACGGCTCTGTTGACAGGGGAGCTCTGAAGGAACACATCGAGTTTCTCATTGAAAACGGAGTTGACGGAATCGTTCCCTGTGGAACTACCGGTGAGAGTGCAACTTTATCCTACGAGGAGCACGAGGAAGTAATTGCGCTGACAATAGAACAGTCAAGGG harbors:
- the hisZ gene encoding ATP phosphoribosyltransferase regulatory subunit, which encodes MKLSEIPKGFKTLLPEKAKKREYLINRIKEIVELWGYEPVVPPTIEFLDTFKLVDEKLEDVSFKLVDRFTGRLLAVRPDFTPQIARIVASSFKDDEPPFRFYYSGKVFRDSDEDREIFQFGFELIGVDEREADAEVVAVVVNVLRELGLKSFQIDIGHTEFLNSAVGELSIENRKEVVEILSHKDFSGLEIFCDQNGIEGERREKLRSLLELYGKEEVFERAEELFKSERVKRTINELKEVYGILKSYGFEKNVIFDLSERRGMEYHTGITFEVFHPLHGFSLGGGGRYNTLIEKFGRKLPATGIAVNVDALQELLERKNSLNVKKKKDFYIVDLRKELQTAYRIASELRNRGYSVSRDIVKRNYETSVKVAFKKGFKYVIVLNKEKEPKNLLFLSEEKFVPLPESTEEILDSIEKLIMVENM
- the thrC gene encoding threonine synthase, whose protein sequence is MERWKGVIEEFRDFLPVSDKTPVITLLEGNTPLIKADNLAKEIKPGIELYLKFEGLNPTGSFKDRGMTMAVSKAVEEGARAVICASTGNTSASAAAYAAKAGLKAVVLIPEGKIALGKLSQAVMYGAEVIQIKGNFDDALEIVREIGSSYPITIVNSINPYRLQGQKTAAFEICEQLKRAPDYHFIPVGNAGNITAYWMGYKEYYEAGKVDSKPKMCGWQAAGAAPIVLGHPVKNPETIATAIRIGNPASWKGAVNAAEESGGFIDMVTDEEILEAYKLVARTEGIFCEPASAASIAGVIKSAKEKGMFEKGDVIVCTLTGHGLKDPDTAISMGVQPVTLPADREEIIKYLGF